The following coding sequences lie in one Osmerus mordax isolate fOsmMor3 chromosome 13, fOsmMor3.pri, whole genome shotgun sequence genomic window:
- the sdhaf2 gene encoding succinate dehydrogenase assembly factor 2, mitochondrial, translated as MLSAVAAKRLVSGVCQTSWRSGVTGLMSARAYRGEAPEDSKGDLIEIPLPPWTEKVGETVDIKRRRLLYESRKRGMLENCILLSLFSKRYLNTMSETQLQQYDRLINEPSNDWDIYYWATEAHPTPEVYDGEVMDMLKEFTKNRDQEQRLDAPNLEYLDKSSQ; from the exons ATGTTGTCTGCAGTTGCTGCGAAAAGA TTGGTCAGTGGGGTGTGCCAGACGTCATGGCGATCTGGAGTGACAGGCCTAATGTCAGCACGGGCATACCGTGGAGAGGCACCTGAGGATTCGAAAGGTGACCTAATTGAgatccctctgcccccctggaCAGAGAAGGTCGGAGAGACTGTTGACATCAAGAGGAGACGGCTGTTGTATGAGAGTCGCAAGAGGGGAATGCTGGAGAACTGCATACTGCTCAG TCTTTTTTCCAAGCGGTACTTGAACACCATGAGTGAGACTCAGCTGCAACAATATGACAGACTGATTAATGAGCCCAGCAACGACTGGGACATCTACTACTGGGCTACAG AGGCCCACCCCACACCTGAGGTGTACGACGGAGAGGTGATGGACATGCTAAAAGAGTTCACTAAGAACCGGGACCAGGAACAGAGACTCGATGCCCCCAACCTGGAGTACCTGGACAAGAGCAGCCAGTGA